The following proteins are encoded in a genomic region of Ostrea edulis chromosome 7, xbOstEdul1.1, whole genome shotgun sequence:
- the LOC130047982 gene encoding uncharacterized protein LOC130047982: protein MWLKMSEELEMEGLPKRPSTPTPESTSQTETILLKRPESQHNCGTSASYMYSPAMDSNWRLATVIDEEPLDSFENCENSILTTFRRKNPEKYNLLEKRLREPLAEQFKLLRDLSDRVSKDLEQMNIIVNYLEDQLAPVTPKKKRVKFTTCDIDINNNVNTIL from the exons ATGTGGTTGAAGATGAGTGAAGAGTTGGAAATGGAAGGCCTGCCAAAGCG GCCTTCCACTCCTACCCCCGAAAGTACAAGTCAAACCGAGACAATTCTACTTAAAag ACCTGAGAGCCAGCACAACTGCGGCACCTCAGCCAGTTACATGTACTCGCCGGCCATGGATTCAAACTGGCGGTTAGCAACCGTGATTGACGAGGAACCTTTGGACAGTTTCGAAAACTGTGAGAATTCCATCCTTACTACTTTCCG ACGAAAAAATCCTGAGAAATATAATTTGTTGGAAAAGAGGTTGAGGGAGCCGTTAGCAGAACAATTTAAATTACTCCGAGATTTGAGCGACCGCGTTTCAAAGGACTTGGAACAAATGAACATTATTGTTAATTATTTGGAGGACCAGTTGGCTCCCGTGACACCAAAGAAAAAGAGAGTGAAATTCACAACTTGTGATATTGACATTAACAATAACGTCAATACCATACTATGA